A region of the Gemmobacter fulvus genome:
CAGCACCGCGTTCTTGTCGGTGGTGCGGAACCAGCCAACGCTGATCGGGCCAGAGCGGGGACCATCTTCGGGACGGTCAATCGTGACGGTAATCTGCATTCTGGCCTCTTTCACCTGTTGCGGAATCGTTTCCGCATGGCGATGCAAAGTCAATGCGTGACTGCGGCGCAGAGCGCCTGCACCGCCGCAACCTGGGTCTGGCGCAGCCCCGGCCCGGCAAAGCCCAGACGCGCGACCGCCCCCTGCACAGGCACCGGCGCGGAGCAGGAGGCGTGCAGCTCTGTCACCCCCAGCGCCACGAAGCGCGCGGCATTGGCGGCACTGATCCCCGCGCCGGGCATGATGGAAAGACGCCCCACCGCCAGCTCCACCAGCCGCGCCAGCACTGCCAGCCCGTCTTCGGCGCGCACCGCCTGCCCCGAGCTGAGGATACGCGCAAAGCCCAATTCCACCGCCAGTTCCACCGCTTCGGCCAGATCGGGCACCAGATCCACCGCGCGGTGCAGGGTCAGGCCCATGCCCTCAGCCGCGGTGACCAGACGGTGCAAGGCGGGGCCATCCAGCCTGCCATCAGTGGCCGAGGCCCCCAGCACCACCCCCGCCAGCCCGGCCTGACGCGCCTGCGCAATATCGGCCTGCATCAGCGCCAGTTCCGCTGCCGAATACACAAAATCCCCGGCGCGCGGGCGGATCATCGCAAAGACCGGCACGCCACAGCCCGCCGCCAGTTGCATCAGCCCGGCAGAGGGGGTCAGCCCGCCCACCTCCAGCGCCGCGCACAGCTCGATCCGCCCCGCGCCACCCGCCACGGCGGCGGCAAGGCCTGCGGCACTGTCGACGCAGACTTCGATCAGCATGGCAGCGCCCCCCAGCCCGCAAGCGAAGCCCCGATCAGCCCCGGCTCGATCCGGTGTCGCGCCGGAACCACCACCGGATCCGTGCAGCGGCGCAGCACCCGCGCCCGCACCGCCGCATCCAGCCCGGCAATCAGAGGCTGTGCATTGGACAGCCCACCACCCACCGGCACGATACTGGCCCCCACGACATTCAGCACCATCGCCAGCGGCCCGGCCATGATCTCGGTCCAGACGGCCACAGTTTCCGCCGCCTTGGAGTCGCCGTCCTGCCATGCCGCGACAATGGCGATCGAGCTGGCCTGCTGCCCCGACAGATGCAGGTGCAGTTTCTCCATGCCCCGTGCCGATCCCACGGCATCCAGACAGCCGACCAGACCACAGCCGCAACGGAACCGCGGCACATCCCGCCCCAGCGGCCGGCTGTCGGCCACCGGGCCATGCCCCCATTCGCCCGCAAACCCGCCCGCGCCGGTCACGATACGCCCGTCGATCACCAGCCCGCCACCAACGCCGGTACCCAGAATGATGCCGAACACGTTGCGATGACCCTGACCCGCGCCGCTACCAGCCTCGGCCAGCGCAAAACAATCCGCGTCATTGCCGATCCAGACCGGCAGGCCCAGCCCCACCGACAGGTCAGCCGCAAGGCTGCGCCCATCCAGGCAGGGGATATTGGCGATGCGGATATGCCCGGTATCAGGGTCGACGCAGCCCGCAATCGAGATGGCCACGCCCCGCGCGCCCTGTGGCACAAACCGGGCCAGCGTCGCGGTGAAGGCCGCGAAATCGTGCAGCGGGGTCGCCGCCTCGCCCAGCCCGGCCACCATGCCCGCACTGTCCGAGACCGCCGCCCGGATCCGCGTGCCCCCAATGTCAAATACCGCCAGCATGCTGCCCCCTGCCTTTGCCCTGCTTTAACAGCGAAAAGCCGCGGCTGTGTAGCCCCCTGCCGCCCTCGCCAGCTTGACAGCGCAGCCCCCCCGCCGCAAAGGAACGCCATCCCAACCCGAGAGGAGCGCCCCATGAGCCTTGCCCCCGCTGACGACCGCCTGATCGTGGCGCTGGATGTGCCGAATGTGGTGCAGGGACTGGATCTCGCCGGGAAGATCGGCGATGCGGTCAGCTTTTACAAGATCGGTCTGGGGATGCTGACCGGCGGCGGCTTCGCGCTGGCCAATGAGTTGAAGCACGAACAGGGCAAGCGCGTGTTTCTGGACATGAAGCTGTTCGACATCGGCGCCACGGTCGAGGCTGCGGTGCGCGGCATCGCGCAGCATGGGCTGGACTTTCTGACCGTGCATGGCGACCCGCAGGTGGTGCGCGCCGCTGCCGAAGGCAAGGTCGGCACCGACCTGAAAATTCTGGCGGTGACGGTGCTGACCTCGCTGGACCGGGCCGATCTGGACGCCAATCTGATCGTGCCGGGCGACATTCACCAGATCACGCTGGAACGTGCAGCCCGCGCGCTGGATGCCGGGGCGGATGGTGTGATTGCCAGCCCGCAGGAGGCTGCGATGATCCGCGCGCTGCCGCAGGCGGCGGGCAAGCTGATCGTCACCCCCGGCGTGCGCCCGGCAGGAGCGGCGCTGGGGGATCAGAAACGCGTGGCCACCCCGGCACAGGCGATTGCCGATGGCGTGAACCACATCGTTGTCGGCCGCCCGATCTGGCAAGCCGCCGACCCCCGCCGCGCCGCGCAAGCCGTGGTGTCAGAACTGCGCGGGTAAGCCCACGCGGTCTGCTCAGCCTGTCGGGTGACCGGGGCGGAAGCAGCGCAGTGGGGGGATGCGGCTGCAATCGAGCTCAGGGTTTTCCAAGGCACCGCCCCCGATGGGGTCAAGCCGCTTGCCTGGAGGCGAAGCCAAGCTCATCAATCGCTTTCGACAAACGGAAGACGCTCTGACTGCCGCCCCATCAAGGCCTTTGGGTCTGTTAAGCTGGTAGCCACATGCACCCCGCCCCTTTCAGGATCGCCCCGCAACGTGAGCCGCTCTCAAAGGCATGGCGAGGGGGGCGCACCTGCCGAACGCATCGTACAAACTCGCGACGGGCTGATTTCTAAACCCTTATGAGATATAGAAATACGCCTGCATTCCGGCATGCGCACAGTTCCCCGTCTGGATTTTGCCAACCCGATTGCGCATCGTCGCACAAAAGCTCTTCAAACGACAGTCCTGTGCGAAGGTCATTCGGTCGTGAAGGACGGAATTGTAAAATGGTGCCCCAGGAGGGACTCGAACCCCCGACCTCCTCATTACGAATGAGGCGCACTACCAGCTGTGCTACTGGGGCCGCGCGGGCTTGCGTATAACTGCCCCAAGAGATCTTTTCAAGACACCAAACGCATCTTGGAAGATCATTGTCGCCCATGACCTGTTTTTCGTTCAACCACTTACAATAAAACCGTTTTTCTCATGGCGACGCTGAGTGCAAGGGGTCTGCGCAGCTTGCCGGAGTGCCACGATTTATCGTACGCCCGCCTAAACGGTCGGGCTGACTCGTGCAAGGATCCCATCACCCTCCGCCCCCGTTTCCGCAGGCCGCGCCGCACATGGTCAACCGGCACATCACCTCTCAACCCTGATCAGCAGCGGGTAAAACGATTGCCGGTCTCAGGCATCTTGCCGCGCGATATCCGTGATCAAGACATCGCTGACGGTTTCAGCCATCACCTTCTGTGCGGCCTCCAACAGCGCCTTGCGCAGGTGGATCAGAGTCGTGCCCTCGGTGAACGATCCACGAAACCCACCACTGTTCGCGTGATCAAACAGGATCTGCAAAAAGCTGTCGCGCAGCTTTGGTTCCTTGGCAAAGACCGACTCGGACGCGCCGGGGGTTACCTCCAGGCTCAGCGCCAGCACGACCATCGCACTCACCCGCCCTTCGGTCACAAGCGGCACGATGAATTGATGGCTCATCTTCACATATTCATGCTCCGTCACTTCTGCTTCGGCATCAGGCGGCACCTCTGCGCCGTGAGGAGCCTCAGGTGTCGGGCGCAGGAACCAGCCTGCCGCCAGACCACCGCCGATGCCAACCAGACAGAACACAAGCACAAGAAGGATGTTTTTCATGGCGGTCAGAAGGGCAGCAGGATGTCGGCAACCTGCTGACCATAGCGGG
Encoded here:
- a CDS encoding copper homeostasis protein CutC codes for the protein MLIEVCVDSAAGLAAAVAGGAGRIELCAALEVGGLTPSAGLMQLAAGCGVPVFAMIRPRAGDFVYSAAELALMQADIAQARQAGLAGVVLGASATDGRLDGPALHRLVTAAEGMGLTLHRAVDLVPDLAEAVELAVELGFARILSSGQAVRAEDGLAVLARLVELAVGRLSIMPGAGISAANAARFVALGVTELHASCSAPVPVQGAVARLGFAGPGLRQTQVAAVQALCAAVTH
- a CDS encoding ROK family protein encodes the protein MLAVFDIGGTRIRAAVSDSAGMVAGLGEAATPLHDFAAFTATLARFVPQGARGVAISIAGCVDPDTGHIRIANIPCLDGRSLAADLSVGLGLPVWIGNDADCFALAEAGSGAGQGHRNVFGIILGTGVGGGLVIDGRIVTGAGGFAGEWGHGPVADSRPLGRDVPRFRCGCGLVGCLDAVGSARGMEKLHLHLSGQQASSIAIVAAWQDGDSKAAETVAVWTEIMAGPLAMVLNVVGASIVPVGGGLSNAQPLIAGLDAAVRARVLRRCTDPVVVPARHRIEPGLIGASLAGWGALPC
- the pyrF gene encoding orotidine-5'-phosphate decarboxylase, with the translated sequence MSLAPADDRLIVALDVPNVVQGLDLAGKIGDAVSFYKIGLGMLTGGGFALANELKHEQGKRVFLDMKLFDIGATVEAAVRGIAQHGLDFLTVHGDPQVVRAAAEGKVGTDLKILAVTVLTSLDRADLDANLIVPGDIHQITLERAARALDAGADGVIASPQEAAMIRALPQAAGKLIVTPGVRPAGAALGDQKRVATPAQAIADGVNHIVVGRPIWQAADPRRAAQAVVSELRG
- a CDS encoding flagellar basal body-associated FliL family protein; this translates as MKNILLVLVFCLVGIGGGLAAGWFLRPTPEAPHGAEVPPDAEAEVTEHEYVKMSHQFIVPLVTEGRVSAMVVLALSLEVTPGASESVFAKEPKLRDSFLQILFDHANSGGFRGSFTEGTTLIHLRKALLEAAQKVMAETVSDVLITDIARQDA